Proteins from a single region of Hordeum vulgare subsp. vulgare chromosome 6H, MorexV3_pseudomolecules_assembly, whole genome shotgun sequence:
- the LOC123404199 gene encoding xyloglucan endotransglucosylase/hydrolase protein 24-like, giving the protein MAPSLPSSSSCWHSALLVAMLVLVVVMDQVAMAYLDDDIEVVWGDDHSFFYMDDAGDDEILALCLDETHGSGFHTKEAYLYARFDVDLMLVPDNSAGTVTTLYLMPEDVPWDYHDEVDLEFLGNVTGEPYTLHTNIFANGVGNREEQFRLWFDPTADFHTYSIDWNPKRITILVDGVPIRSFRNNEEHGVAFPTWQKMRLHGSLWNADDWATQGGRVKTDWSGAPFFARYRNLRASWCRPSPGVAWCGDEPPGSTWFERGLDAAALRRARDAHMIYDYCKDLQRYKGSGLPKECVVD; this is encoded by the exons ATGGCGCCGTCGTTGCCGTCATCCTCTTCTTGTTGGCATTCCGCGCTGCTGGTAGCCATGTTGGTGCTTGTGGTGGTCATGGATCAGGTGGCCATGGCGTACCTGGACGACGACATCGAGGTGGTGTGGGGCGACGACCACAGCTTCTTCTACATGGAcgacgccggcgacgacgagATCCTCGCGCTCTGCCTCGACGAGACCCACGGCTCGGGGTTCCACACCAAGGAGGCCTACCTCTACGCCCGCTTCGACGTCGACCTCATGCTCGTCCCCGACAACTCCGCCGGCACGGTCACCACGCTCTAC CTGATGCCGGAGGACGTGCCGTGGGACTACCACGACGAGGTGGACCTGGAGTTCCTGGGCAACGTCACCGGCGAGCCCTACACGCTCCACACCAACATCTTCGCCAACGGCGTGGGCAACCGCGAGGAGCAGTTCCGCCTCTGGTTCGACCCCACCGCCGACTTCCACACCTACTCCATCGACTGGAACCCCAAGCGCATCAC GATCCTGGTGGACGGCGTGCCGATCCGGAGCTTCAGGAACAATGAGGAGCACGGGGTGGCGTTCCCGACGTGGCAGAAGATGCGGCTGCACGGGAGCCTCTGGAACGCCGACGACTGGGCGACGCAGGGCGGCCGCGTCAAGACGGACTGGTCGGGGGCACCATTCTTCGCCCGCTATCGCAACCTCCGGGCGTCGTGGTGCCGGCCGTCGCCGGGGGTGGCGTGGTGCGGCGACGAGCCGCCGGGGTCGACGTGGTTCGAGCGCGGCCTGGACGCGGCGGCGCTGAGGCGGGCGCGCGACGCCCACATGATCTACGACTACTGCAAGGACCTCCAGCGGTACAAGGGGTCGGGGCTCCCCAAGGAATGCGTCGTGGACTGA
- the LOC123404325 gene encoding uncharacterized protein LOC123404325 — protein sequence MARGYTSRLQGLSKAALLGLALLSMVTWVPHACSCLRAFLFVSLPSAASAIATPKCLFIFSNIIVLFLATESRLSRNSARSTSTSEDDIDAVVRELVAFTHAIKETHAAEEIVKAEQEVSVRMTTQQLDQCEEEDVSSGMREEESDVSLVNNVGDDLEEEVMKEEDCEEATDLPTEELNRRVEDFIARFNMERQLEARMVVCCC from the coding sequence ATGGCCAGAGGCTACACAAGCCGGCTCCAGGGCTTATCCAAAGCCGCTCTTCTTGGCTTGGCCCTCTTATCCATGGTAACCTGGGTGCCGCATGCCTGTTCTTGCCTGAGGGCCTTCCTCTTTGTGTCGCTTCCTTCTGCCGCTTCAGCGATCGCCACACCCAAGTGCCTCTTCATCTTCTCCAACATCATCGTCCTCTTCCTTGCCACCGAGTCCAGGCTCTCGCGGAACAGTGCTCGATCCACGAGCACTAGTGAGGATGACATAGATGCTGTGGTCCGCGAGCTTGTGGCTTTTACACATGCAATCAAAGAGACCCATGCTGCAGAAGAGATCGTCAAAGCAGAACAAGAAGTTAGTGTACGCATGACCACACAGCAGCTAGATCAATGTGAAGAGGAGGATGTGTCATCGGGCATGAGGGAAGAAGAGAGTGACGTATCACTGGTTAATAATGTTGGTGATGACCTGGAAGAAGaggtgatgaaggaagaagactgtGAAGAGGCAACAGACCTGCCCACCGAGGAGCTGAATAGGCGAGTGGAAGACTTCATTGCAAGATTCAACATGGAGAGGCAGCTCGAGGCAAGGATGGTCGTGTGCTGCTGCTGA
- the LOC123401659 gene encoding uncharacterized protein LOC123401659: MSIALKSGPGLAGGGRFGRAARCGAYASPPASGGRGGSSGRDSDSPAAAAQWEWDGEEVEGGDGEVQSSYKGPFDTMDALQEALPFRKGVSKFYNGKSGSFTKPPVAVIPSPPPVKGFPKPETPSPRKRKGLLPFSFKWGKAQSKEVYPEDDAVDSPTTCRRMTLSPAATSSSGSNSGSDDEAQKMPPRRLHRKPGNITGAYASPPAPRPPKLLFPAHARSQSMRELQDVSESTVMVSPRDKRRKN, translated from the exons ATGTCGATCGCGCTGAAGAGCGGGCCCGGGCTAGCCGGCGGCGGCCGGTTCGGCCGCGCCGCCCGCTGCGGCGCCTACGCCTCGCCGCCGGCCTCGGGCGGGCGCGGCGGCTCGTCGGGCCGGGACAGCGATAGCCCGGCCGCGGCAGCGCAGTGGGAGTGGGACGGCGAGGAggtcgagggcggcgacggcgaggtgcaGAGCTCCTACAAGGGGCCCTTCGACACCATGGACGCGCTCCAGGAGGCCCTGCCCTTCAG GAAAGGGGTATCCAAGTTCTACAATGGCAAGTCCGGATCTTTCACGAAGCCTCCAGTTGCTGTGATCCCATCCCCTCCACCGGTGAAGGGCTTTCCAAAGCCAGAAACCCCATCCCCTAGGAAGCGCAAAGGTCTTCTCCCATTCAGTTTCAAGTGGGGCAAAGCGCAGAGCAAAGAGGTGTACCCTGAAGATGATGCAGTGGACAGCCCCACGACCTGCAGGAGGATGACATTGTCTCCGGCCGCCACAAGCAGCTCAGGGAGCAACAGCGGCAGCGATGATGAAGCTCAGAAGATGCCTCCCCGGCGCCTGCACAGGAAGCCTGGCAACATCACGGGCGCCTATGCTTCCCCACCTGCTCCTCGCCCACCGAAGCTGCTGTTCCCAGCCCATGCGAGATCGCAGTCGATGCGCGAACTGCAGGACGTGTCGGAGTCGACCGTCATGGTCTCCCCAAGGGACAAGCGCCGGAAGAACTAG